Below is a genomic region from Anoplopoma fimbria isolate UVic2021 breed Golden Eagle Sablefish chromosome 20, Afim_UVic_2022, whole genome shotgun sequence.
aacgaggaagaggaagatgttGACGGAGGCCAGCCACCTAGTTACAGAGACTCTCCGCTCAGCAATGGCACCAACCCTGACGCTGGATACGGGTCTCCGCTCAGTGATGCCAGCGACCGGCTGACGGACTTCAAGAGCACCTCCTCAAAGGACGCGCAGGAGAGGGAAGGCACAGCTTTGCCCTTCCGTCCCAACAACGGCCTCTCTCTCCAGGATAGCCTGGCACAGATGAAAGCCGTCTATGCAAACCTCATCTCCGATGCCTCTTGGTCCAGCATCACTATGGACATCATGAAATCTAAGCCTGCTGCAGCTGGCAGTGTCAACAGTGCCCATACCACTCCAGAGCCCGCCTCTACTGCTCCTGTCTCCATAACTACGACCATAAACAAGAGCAGCGGGGTCAACATGGCCAGCAGTCACCATAACGGCAGGAGCTCCAGCACCACTGTCAACCACACAGGCAGCGCAAGTGGCAACACTAATGGCACAGCAGCTAGCTTTGTTAGCAGCCACAGTGCAACTAGCTGTAGTGGGAGCAGCAGTGGTGGGGCTAGTAATGGTGGTGGTGTAGCCTATGACTGGCACCAGGCAGCACTCGCCAAAACTTTTCAGCAGAACCCCTACCACCTCTTACCAGAGCCCAGCCTCTTCAGCACAGTGCAGCTTTACCGGCAGAACAACAAGCTGTATGGTTCTGTTTTCACTGGTGCAAGCAAGTTTCGCTGCAAAGACTGTAGCGCTGCCTATGACACGCTGGTGGGTTTAACAGTCCACATGAACGAGACGGGCCACTATCGAGATGACAAcaaggacaaagaggaggatcAGGGAAAGCGCTGGTCCAAACCGCGTAAGCGCTCCctgatggagatggaggggaaAGAGGATGCCCAGAAGGTGCTGAAGTGCATGTACTGTGGTCACTCATTCGAGTCTCTGCAAGATCTCAGCGTTCATATGATCAAGACCAAGCATTACCAGAAAGTGCCTCTCAAAGAACCAGTGCCAGCCTTGGCCACTAAACTGGTGCAGAGTTCTGCTAAAAAACGAGCAATGCATGATGCCATAGTCTCCCCATGCTCCCCAGACTCTTTCCATgctggtagtggtggtggtaatGTATCTCTTGGGGAGGTTGGCAAAGATGCAAAATCTGCAGCGAACCCCTACGTTACGCCAAACAACCGCTATGGCTACCAGAATGGTGCCAGCTACACATGGCAGTTTGAAGCTCGTAAAGCCCAGATCCTCAAATGCATGGAGTGTGGGAGCTCTCATGATACATTGCAACAGCTGACTGCCCACATGATGGTTACTGGTCACTTTTTGAAGGTTACAAATTCTGCATCCAAGAAAGGCAAACAGCTGGTTTTTGATCCAGTGGTCGAAGAAAAGATCCAGTCAATCCCACTGCCACCGACCACCACCAGACTCCCCGTTCCAAGTGTTGTTAAGTCCCAGCCAGTGTCACCTGCCCTCTCCTCTGGctcagaggagaagagggaaggAGGTGAAGATGAAAAAGTCGAAGGCGTTGAGCCAGTAGAGAGAAAAAtcaaggaggagagagatgactCAGGTGAGAAATCTGAGACAAACGCAACATCATATAAGTACCTTAGAGAAGAAGATCTGGAGGAGGCCCCAAAGGGGGGTTTAGATATTCTCAAATCCCTTGAGAACACAGTATCCAGTGCCATTAGCAAGGCCCAGACAGGCACGCCCACATGGGGTGGCTACCCCAGCATTCATGCAGCATACCAGCTGCAGGGTGCCATGAAGAGCTCTGCTACCGTTCTGCCCCCAATGGTCCAGAGTCTCCAGATGCAGCCAATGTTTAACAGTGGGCTACGAGGCCTGGTGACTGACCCCAGCTCAGTCCTCCACTCGCCTCGGAGCCCTTCCTCCCCTACCCGACTCAGGAGCAATGTCACTGCCATGGAGGAGCTTGTGGAGAAAGTGACAGGGAAAGCTGCCACcgtgaagaaagaaaaggaggagaagatggtGAGCCTGGAACGATGCCGGCCCCCATCGCTAGTAAAATCCCCCTCTCCTGCACTGAGAGAGCAGCGAGAACATTTAGCGTCTCCAAATGACCTTTCTGTAGGTAGACCATCTGGTATGAGAAGTAGCAGCCCGGCCAGTGTAGATTCAGAGCTCATCTGCAAGAAGGAGCCCAAAGAGAGCCTAGTAGATGGCCACAACCACCATTCAAAGAACGGCTCCGAGGCGTGCCAATCCCCAGTGACTAATGGGAACAGTCTTGGCATTATCACCGATCACTCACCGGAAAGTCCTTTCATCAACCCTCTCAGTGCACTCCAGTCAatcatgaacacacacctggGTAAGGCCTCCAAACCAGTAAGCCCAGCTGCAGACCCACTATCTATGCTTTACAAAATCAGCAACAGCATGATGGATAAGCCAGCTTTCAACCCAACTCCTCAGGGCAAGCCGGCTGAGCCCGTCAACCACTATCCATTGTATGACAACAGTGACCAGCCCATAGACCTTAGTAAAAGTAAGGCCAGCGTTAAtagcaacaataacaataacaacagca
It encodes:
- the LOC129109936 gene encoding teashirt homolog 1-like, giving the protein MPRRKQQEPRRSAAYMPEDELKAGDHDEEEHLQDDGLSLDGQDTEFLCNEEEEDVDGGQPPSYRDSPLSNGTNPDAGYGSPLSDASDRLTDFKSTSSKDAQEREGTALPFRPNNGLSLQDSLAQMKAVYANLISDASWSSITMDIMKSKPAAAGSVNSAHTTPEPASTAPVSITTTINKSSGVNMASSHHNGRSSSTTVNHTGSASGNTNGTAASFVSSHSATSCSGSSSGGASNGGGVAYDWHQAALAKTFQQNPYHLLPEPSLFSTVQLYRQNNKLYGSVFTGASKFRCKDCSAAYDTLVGLTVHMNETGHYRDDNKDKEEDQGKRWSKPRKRSLMEMEGKEDAQKVLKCMYCGHSFESLQDLSVHMIKTKHYQKVPLKEPVPALATKLVQSSAKKRAMHDAIVSPCSPDSFHAGSGGGNVSLGEVGKDAKSAANPYVTPNNRYGYQNGASYTWQFEARKAQILKCMECGSSHDTLQQLTAHMMVTGHFLKVTNSASKKGKQLVFDPVVEEKIQSIPLPPTTTRLPVPSVVKSQPVSPALSSGSEEKREGGEDEKVEGVEPVERKIKEERDDSGEKSETNATSYKYLREEDLEEAPKGGLDILKSLENTVSSAISKAQTGTPTWGGYPSIHAAYQLQGAMKSSATVLPPMVQSLQMQPMFNSGLRGLVTDPSSVLHSPRSPSSPTRLRSNVTAMEELVEKVTGKAATVKKEKEEKMVSLERCRPPSLVKSPSPALREQREHLASPNDLSVGRPSGMRSSSPASVDSELICKKEPKESLVDGHNHHSKNGSEACQSPVTNGNSLGIITDHSPESPFINPLSALQSIMNTHLGKASKPVSPAADPLSMLYKISNSMMDKPAFNPTPQGKPAEPVNHYPLYDNSDQPIDLSKSKASVNSNNNNNNSSSVLLTNNSVNGNKPLISLPDSVSSPLRENALMDISDMVKNLTGRLTPKSSTPSSISEKSDADGSAFEDALDDLSPVQKRKGRQSNWNPQHLLILQAQFASSLRETSEGRFAMTDLGPQERVHICKFTGLSMTTISHWLANVKYQLRRTGGTKFLKNMDSCQPVFLCGDCASQFRTPSSYIGHLESHLGFSLKDLSKLSTEHLREQQAASKVITDKMTFGSPLSGLTTAEDDTSSVYQCRLCNRTFVSKHAVKLHLSKTHGKSPEDHLVYVTALEKLEKLDKMEKV